From Malaya genurostris strain Urasoe2022 chromosome 2, Malgen_1.1, whole genome shotgun sequence:
TTGGGGGCAACGATAAAGAAAGCAGTTCTATAGATAATCAATCTACCATTGTGAACCAAAAAAGgattaaaaacaaaacagaaaccGGTATGTATTGctgtttattttgttaaaacgataaatttttaaaatattttattttagttgAAGACGTGAAACCTTCCAGTCTCATAATTTGTACATCAAATTTGCCTACCATTCGACAATCCCGAAGAATAGCACAGCAAAAAATACGAGAGGAAACGAATCGAAGAttaattgaagaaaaaatgctACGTGAGTTGAAAGCAGAAGCAATAAAGAACAGAATGAATTCTTTGTCATCATATAACGATGACTTTATAACATCGGACGACGAAGAGAGTAAGAACTCAGGAACAAggataaaaagaaaaataaatcataAACCCTGGATGGCCTCATCTTCAGAAACCAGCAGCGAATCAGAACTTGAAGAAGAACCTGAATTTTCAGACGATTGTAAGTCATCGATGAAGTCTGATCACGAGTTTTCTCCCGAGTCTGACGTAGAAACTGAATGTATAACTCCAATCAAAAGAGCGAGAACTGTTCGAGTAGAAAGATATTTTGATGACAATACTGATGGTTATGACCCTAATGTAGATCATTCATGTCAAAAATGTGGGAAAATAGATAATCCTGAATGGATACTTCTTTGTGATTCGTGCGATAAAGGCTTTCACTGTTTCTGCTTGATTCCAATTATATTCATTATACCAGAAGGAGATTGGTACTGTCCTGTATGCCAGCATAGTCAACTAATAGCACAGctcgagaaaaaaattttgcaatatgATGAAATTTGCAAGCAACTGGATGATGAAAACTCGAATAAAAGCCAGCAATTAGCTAAAAATCTCGAAAatatttctaataataatacaggaaaaaaaaacccttcacaAATGAACAACATTTGTTTATCAACCGTGAAGAATTTTGCACGAAAACACTCAAAGGATTCGGGAACAGATTTTGAAGATTACCATACATATAAATTAAGACGAAGAggacaaaataatttcaattatagGTTTAATGACTACGACGACTTGATAAATTCTGCCATTAATCATGACGAATATAATAATAAAGGTATAGATCAGGTTTCGTGCGGTAAGGACATAGGAAATATCCTTAAATCCGAAACGAAGATTAAAAGCATTGTAAATCGTTCTCAAAGTATGTCTTCAAACAGTGATATTGaacaatataaaaaaactaaatcatttaaaaaacgtaaaaagttaaataatttaGATTCAACCTCGGAAGATGACGGCTCTGATGAAGACTTTAATGATGAAGTAACTGAAGATGAAGAAAGTTTTTCGTTGACGGAAGACAGTGAAAGCTCTTTGGAATTATTAACCTTAACTAAATTACGCTCTGTTACAAAGAAAGATCACGATAAAGAATTTATCAATGATGAAGATGATGAtgttgacgatgatgatgacgatgatgacaaTGGAGTTAGTAACCAAAATTGTAATAGAATTAGAACAAGGCTTCAAAAGGCCAGTCGTATATTAGAAGAATCCGACGAGTTTGAAGAGGAAGAACCAacagaaagtgatgatgttgtaGACAGTGAAGACCTATGCAATGATACCGAAACTGATAGCAGTGAATATGACTGggaaaatcgaataaataaattcaaaccAGTTACACATCAATTACGCAAGGCATCCATTAATAGAAGAAAAAAGAGAATTAAACAAAATAAAGATACACTCTATAAAAGCGGAATTAAGAAAAAGACAGCGATAAATGGTACTGATTCTGATCGATCAGAAAATAATTCAAACAACGCGAGTAAAAGACGCACTAGAGGAAGAAAATTACACTTTATTCTTGACGATGATTTTGAAAGTTCGGACGATGGAATAACTCCTGGAGTGTTACGACCAGATACTCCACCGGAAGAGCGAGAGCGTTTCATACAAAAACAAGAAGAAATAAAACGTATGTTGGCAGAAAAAAATACTGCAGCGGCAAAAGCGCTTGCGACTCCGACAATCAAACCATTTTTTGAAACATGTGAAAGGAACAAAACATTGTCGATTGTACCACCACAAGTAATAGAAAGCGCAAAAGTTCTTGACATCGATTATTTAAAAACTCCTAAACATCCGGACTTCGGAGGCTTTGAAGGTGGATTGGCAGTAGACTTTGCTGATACAGAAGATGTAAACGAGGATGACCTTGCTAAAATGATGGAAGATGAAGATTTTGCTCAGCATCAGATAAAATCGAAAGATGGCACTACTgtgtgtaaaaataatgttactgaaccatcattgaaaagaaaaatgaaaGACTTCAATAACATTGATCCTATTGAAATCACTAGTAGACCCGATAAAAAAATACTATTGCTCGATAAATTTTACGGAAATGACTCGAGCAATGAGCCGATTGTGGAAAAACCTGTTATATCTGAACATGCTCATGGCACTGATACTGTAACATTAACCAATTTAATTCCTAATTTTCCTAAAACAACATTAAACAGTTCGAAGTCCTCCAGTTTACTACAACAAATGAAACAACAAGCAATTCCTTTACAAGATTGTGAAGAACCAATTGCATCTATATTGGGAGCAAATACATATGCATCCATGATACAATCTGTACAAGAAAAGCTAATAGCAGATAAATCAACAGGATCGTTAGTTATGGAAATATCCGAAACTACGAATAGCACTGATGTAATAAAAAGGAGGAGAAGAAAAAAGATAACACCTTTGCGAGGAGACATGCATACAACAAAAGAATGTCAACAAGAACCAAAAAGATTACACTGTCACATTTCTTCAATTaatcaaatttcgaaaaatactTCGCATGCCTATATAAAATCTGAAACTATCACGAATACCAACACACTACATTTTTCCAATTCGCGTAAGTAGAATCGTTATAAGTGTTGCAtaaaacaaactgcaaaaacaGGAAGTGAACAGCTTCTGAATATTTAGGTTTCATACATTGTTATTCGATTATCCAGTAAATGTGCGCAGGATTATTTTAGCGGCTTGAAATCAGAAGAAATTGTACTCGTTGCGAATGTTTTCGCGATTATGATCAAATTATTTCAGGCGCGTAcacataaatttgttgtggtgGGAGGGGGGTGGGGGGTTAGGGTGGTGCGTGGTTGGAGGGTGTTTTTGGGGTTGGTTACAGAACATGTTTATAAATTTCCATACGTATTgaaatatgtatataaaaatattttggttATGAAATCGATCGTTGAAAATTATccattttataattgacttgAATGTCCGTCGTAATATAGGGAAGGCTGAGGCTAAACCAGAcactttttgaaaattgaaagaaACATCCATTATAACTAGGATTTTACTTCGATGTACCCCACTGCACGAAGTGGACCATTATTTTTTCTGAATCTAAAATACGCACAATTTCCTCCTAAattacgtctctgaatttctatgCTTGTATCATTATCGGTTGTGAGCCCaactacacgaactcgtcaatcaCCTTGATGTCATCgctgtctatcaatattcgtggttggAGGTTTAGTGTTTCTTCTTCAGAGCTTCTCCCTCTCATGTATttcgttttcgacgcatttgtaACCTGTCCGGTATGcccagcttcagctttcagtatatgtatgtatgagaTTACGTGTCTGATGATTGTATGTATGAGATTACATGTCACAATATCAAACGTCGTCAGCGAGGTCAGAAAGCTGTATGGACTTTCTGAAGATTGTACCACTCGTTTCGCTCTTCGAATTACACCTTTTAATGCAATATTAAACAATACACAAGCTAGTTCATCACCTTGTCGTAGCCCTCTCagagactcgagagcgtcccagatacccGGACGTAACACATCCACTGTTTCTTTGATCAATCGCGTAAGTTTATCCGACACTTCAGTACTcgttttatcgcgaatatgtgatccgtaatgGCGCGGACCTCAGTGAAACCCACTTGGTTCGGCCgttcgaattccttagctactggtgatagacgacggcaaaggatttggggaAAAACTTTGTAGGCGACGGTCAACAATATGATTGCTCGGTGCGGCGATAACTGGCAGCTAGTGATATAAAGTCATTTATTTGTTTAAAATAAGAACGACACTCACTTTCCACTTCACTAATCGTTCATCCTGATTGAGCGTCAAAATAGATGCTTGCTACTTCTCTGATTCCAATAATTATCCACTACCTTcggatttttttctattttccgcACTTAACTTGATGAAACCTATTACTTGTGTGATCAAAGCCTGCCATAAATtagattttgttgttttttgataCTTTACGGTGAGAAATAAATACACCCTAACGCCGTTTTTTGTACTGCATAGCGTTTCGGCTTACTATGCTTCAGCCATCGTCGGACGCCTACAACATATATTTGACGTCAGTAATAACATACAATTTACAATTTCAATAATTAATCAAACATATTACATACTCAATAATCACAAATTGGAACAATGGACTTACAATTTACAAAAATTCACACTCATCATTCACTCTATTCCGCACTCACTCATTGCCGACGATTGGACGATCATTCATTCTAGACCGTCCACACGCTTTACTACTCCAATACTGTCGCAGCTTCGATACCAGTCCATCGTATGTGGTGCAAAATGTTCCACATTCACGTTGTAGATTTTTATGTGAAACATTTCTGCTGTTAATCTGCTCTCCTGGTTATCAATTCGTTCCAGTATCCGAGTATTGGCAAAGTCAAAAAGGTGTCCCTCTTGTTGTGTGTGTTGAGACAGTCCAGTTCTTGCGTCTTTTTACTTCGTATCGTTCTTGTGTTCCGCCACTCTCGTCTCTAGTTTTCTACCTGTTTGTCCAATGTAAACCTTGCCGTCATCAGCTTCACACGGGATCGTGTATACCACATTCGTCTGTTTTCCTGGTGGGATCGGGTCCTTTAGCTTAGTGAAAActtgatttttaattttatctctTAATCTAAATGCAAGTTTTGTGCTGTACTTTTTAAAAATTCGTTCTAATTTTTCACTAAGCCCAGGAATGTACGGAACTGCAACATACGATTGCTCAGGAAGTGTTACTTTTTTCTCCTGCAAACTGTTGTAATGCTTATGAACACGTTACTTTAGGATCTTGCAAACAAACCAATTAGGGTAATCGTTAATCTGCAAGATGTTTTTGGCCGTTCGTATTGCTGATGGACGGTTCTTacaatcagacagcttaatTGCTCTATCTATGAGCGCAATCGCTGTGTTGCATTTATGCGCATATGGACTTTCCGAGCCGAAATCCAGGTATCTTCCATCTGTTTGTTTAGGTGACCAGATTCGATCGATGTGATCATCTCTCCGGGTCAACATCATGTCTAGAAATTTCAACTTTCCATTTTCTTCTTTTTCAATAGTGAATTGAAGTTTGATGTGAAAATTGTTGAAACACTCTACAACTTGCTGAATGTGTTCCTTATGTCCTACACAGAAGCAATCATCCACATAACGACGGTAGAAGTTAATTGGTTCATGTTTCTCTTCCAAGGTTGTTATGCATTCCTGTTCTAGACGTTCCATTTCCACATCGAGAGGCTCCTCCATTAATCCAGGCCAGAGCCACCTGCGAGTCGGTCCAGGCTCGTACCTCAAATGGAGACTGGTCGATAGCGTTAGTCACGTTTTTCATAAGACGCGCAAGATTAACAGCAGCACACAATTCCAGACGGGCTATGTCGTTCTACCGTTTTCAATTGGAGCGAGCTTCGATTTCGCACACAGTAAGCGAAATTTTATGGTACCATCGTTGTCGATGGAACGAATATAGACACAAGCGGACATGACCTGCTCAGAGGCATCACTGTAGCCGTGCAGGAGCAAATGTGTTGTTCTTTCAGTTCCAACAACTCTCCGAGGAATCTGAAATAGactgagatgcgaaagattttGCACGAAATCAAACCAACTTTGAACCAACTcatgaatatcatggtcagcttatgtgactgatatttcactatgactgatttttagtagagaggttcgattttttCAACCCTGGTAATAAAAGTGGTACGTATAGTGTGCAAATgtttttgcaaccgggttacttgaccaagtttccatctgttgatcacatcgacccagtgatGTAAAGTTCTGGGTTgtacatgtcgtaacaattgttaagtgcacgAGTGGTTTAAGATTGGTGGTTGGTTGAGAACGTATTtatggctaacgcctaacagcgatgcacatgcagcgaaccgctcccggttaacactgtatacataactacgcgtccgtagttatgtatacagtgttaaccgttaacgcctatcgatgcggcatagacagcggatcgcccatatacgtgtccatggtgatggttcgtaccgagaggcattttttaaaatcgttgttacggcttactatggtaaacgaacgtaacgacatatggtgcgttctggtagttttgcgacgtactttcacgacgtgaagtccgttttggaaaatctgcgcacaaattttttgctccatacaaatgtgaccaagttgcaaccggtcaacccggtttactaagcgtatgcctctcatgctgcggccttccagcatgttacccatgtacagggttgctgaaattcgcctcacgcaactcattaacgttcatcgcctgcgaacgattcaagaacggagacagcaaagcatgtaatgccggacgaggcaaaagctatgctcaatatgtgactgcctgagcgactcgcaagagagaagagatcttgctttttcatgcttgttgctattccgccgtgagccattctctaccatttcaagagcaggtatcatcaggcacgagtagcgcttacattgagtcaatttttgactcactgcgagtcaaaatgccagcaatcatgaatgcaagtgtgcgaaaaaaattgaagataaaaattagcgatgcgatggaagcaatttttttattttgcttagtttaattgtctcgtagatattgccctgataaaaagtgtgcgttgaacatcacaaattagcttggaaaactttaaacgtagtatcattacttatcattggaagatggcgaaacgattgggttggataaaaattaaactgataaataaaactgatagtccacttcaaaacgtcgtttaaaatcgtatgCTAAtgtactgcaataaaactaatgaaacagtttattcagatttcaccgaatactattctcacgttcgtactccgtgctgttgaaattttgcggcaagtaatggcagatagattttaaaaaagctggagttgaatcacctgagggcaatcacttttgtaaagtgaaaatt
This genomic window contains:
- the LOC131427862 gene encoding protein PFC0760c; protein product: MSNRMEVVQLIDKFKSNNNDANSNKNDDAKDLSLILDRRVYKSSCSFSNEDNIQISSNTEVDKKTTYQEMEDTRYKNDNKIIANSQKSDCSHSNNEFDFSEAIEENMLLVLGEGSGVENNMGNMKKEKSCISSNNTSTVMDISQSISSERMLETRKSIISMCNVTKQIESVNIHSLNNIAIDYTQINNCEEKGNKSNPLNYDDSCEKKTKHSEIEEERVKILQFHENESKSTNNKNSCIDELSLITNNSYIISPNKKMLNELESNHLIFGGNDKESSSIDNQSTIVNQKRIKNKTETVEDVKPSSLIICTSNLPTIRQSRRIAQQKIREETNRRLIEEKMLRELKAEAIKNRMNSLSSYNDDFITSDDEESKNSGTRIKRKINHKPWMASSSETSSESELEEEPEFSDDCKSSMKSDHEFSPESDVETECITPIKRARTVRVERYFDDNTDGYDPNVDHSCQKCGKIDNPEWILLCDSCDKGFHCFCLIPIIFIIPEGDWYCPVCQHSQLIAQLEKKILQYDEICKQLDDENSNKSQQLAKNLENISNNNTGKKNPSQMNNICLSTVKNFARKHSKDSGTDFEDYHTYKLRRRGQNNFNYRFNDYDDLINSAINHDEYNNKGIDQVSCGKDIGNILKSETKIKSIVNRSQSMSSNSDIEQYKKTKSFKKRKKLNNLDSTSEDDGSDEDFNDEVTEDEESFSLTEDSESSLELLTLTKLRSVTKKDHDKEFINDEDDDVDDDDDDDDNGVSNQNCNRIRTRLQKASRILEESDEFEEEEPTESDDVVDSEDLCNDTETDSSEYDWENRINKFKPVTHQLRKASINRRKKRIKQNKDTLYKSGIKKKTAINGTDSDRSENNSNNASKRRTRGRKLHFILDDDFESSDDGITPGVLRPDTPPEERERFIQKQEEIKRMLAEKNTAAAKALATPTIKPFFETCERNKTLSIVPPQVIESAKVLDIDYLKTPKHPDFGGFEGGLAVDFADTEDVNEDDLAKMMEDEDFAQHQIKSKDGTTVCKNNVTEPSLKRKMKDFNNIDPIEITSRPDKKILLLDKFYGNDSSNEPIVEKPVISEHAHGTDTVTLTNLIPNFPKTTLNSSKSSSLLQQMKQQAIPLQDCEEPIASILGANTYASMIQSVQEKLIADKSTGSLVMEISETTNSTDVIKRRRRKKITPLRGDMHTTKECQQEPKRLHCHISSINQISKNTSHAYIKSETITNTNTLHFSNSQPFIMQHHYDGTSNIDTTLYTSLLPSLQTGRSTHSSFEILQPVNTEEFAMEQIIGTTQTFNSSETDSESISEFSGLVSYFSSQRNELND